A stretch of Nilaparvata lugens isolate BPH chromosome 12, ASM1435652v1, whole genome shotgun sequence DNA encodes these proteins:
- the LOC111055122 gene encoding LOW QUALITY PROTEIN: apoptosis-inducing factor 1, mitochondrial-like (The sequence of the model RefSeq protein was modified relative to this genomic sequence to represent the inferred CDS: inserted 1 base in 1 codon), which translates to MFNNYRSCGNVFSLLINQNKQFRKCRLRDIKTGVLCRHLSTAKRPPDSRTKPSKAEIPLTCPPPSKPKPSLMDQLPKPTAPWDEEVKRKSGKKNLILALGALLLSASGFLVYKQNIDIVSIPILKNDDPKEPKKVKRKSRRPLTIPKTPSSSKLIPSEVQYLLVGGGTASFAAFRAIKSRDPKAQVLFIGNEPYFPYLRPPLSKEMFYSYDPSTVKKLHFKQWNGTERSIFFEPEDFYTPCDELTGQENGGVAIARGWTVTRIDADKRQAVLDDGKVIAYDKCLIATGARPKTHPVFADLDNDLKEKVSLYRNIIDYEELSGIIEDGAKSIAVIGGSFLGSELACALARRGRNQSLEVVQVFKEGGSMGRILPDYLSRWTTNKVTNEGVRIIASTKVEDIDLDKGKVVLSLNNGKELRVDHVVLAVGVEPNTDLAKTSDLETDKKLGGFLVNSELQARSNLYVAGDCACFFDSKLGRRRVEHHDHAVVSGRLAGENMTGAGKAYTHQSMFWSDLGPDVGFEAIGIVDSDLPTVGVYAKVTKKDXPKSLSTAVGDGMRSETEEDVKDVVPEKATTENLLKNTKADDEDYGKGVIFYLRNDIVVGILLWNVFNRMSIARQVLKEERKFEDLNEVAKLFNIHKN; encoded by the exons atgttcaataacTACAGATCCTGTGGAAatgttttttcattattgataaaCCAAAACAAACAGTTCAGAAAATGTCGATTGAGAG ATATTAAGACAGGAGTATTGTGTAGACATTTGTCAACAGCCAAACGACCTCCAGATAGTAGAACAAAACCGTCAAAAGCAGAAATTCCTTTGACATGTCCACCTCCTTCAAAGCCGAAACCAAGCCTTATGGACCAACTGCCAAAACCCACTGCTCCTTGGGACGAGGAAGTCAAAAGGAAGTCGGGAAAGAAAAATTTAATCCTTGCTTTGGGCGCTTTATTACTGAGCGCCAGTGGGTTTCTT GTATACAAGCAGAATATTGACATTGTTTCAATTCCTATACTGAAGAACGATGACCCGAAAGAGCCGAAGAAGGTTAAGAGAAAAA GCAGACGACCTCTGACAATACCAAAGACCCCTTCGAGCTCGAAGCTAATTCCGAGTGAGGTGCAGTACTTATTGGTTGGGGGCGGTACGGCCTCTTTTGCCGCCTTTCGTGCCATCAAATCCAGGGACCCCAAAGCGCAA GTACTTTTTATCGGCAATGAACCGTACTTTCCTTACCTGAGGCCTCCGCTCTCAAAGGAGATGTTCTACAGCTATGACCCGAGTACTGTCAAGAAATTGCATTTCAAGCAGTGGAACGGCACCGAACGAAG tattttcttcGAGCCGGAAGACTTCTACACGCCGTGCGACGAGTTGACAGGCCAGGAGAACGGGGGCGTGGCGATTGCCCGAGGCTGGACTGTGACACGCATCGACGCTGACAAGCGACAGGCAGTGCTGGATGACGGCAAGGTGATCGCATACGACAAGTGCCTCATCGCCACCGGCGCACGACCCAAGACGCATCCTGTGTTCGCCGACCTTGACAACGATCTCAAGGAGAAG GTGTCTCTATACAGAAACATAATCGATTACGAGGAGCTGTCTGGCATAATCGAGGATGGAGCCAAGTCGATTGCTGTCATTGGGGGCAGTTTCCTGGGCAGTGAACTTGCCTGCGCCCTTGCAAGAAGAG GACGCAACCAGAGCTTGGAGGTGGTGCAGGTGTTCAAGGAGGGAGGCAGCATGGGACGGATCCTGCCCGACTACCTGAGTCGGTGGACGACCAACAAGGTCACCAACGAAGGAGTCAGGATCATCGCATCCACCAAGGTAGAAGACATCGACCTTGACAAGGGCAAAGTTGTGCTCAGTCTCAACAACGGCAAGGAG TTGCGTGTTGATCACGTGGTGCTGGCAGTTGGTGTGGAGCCGAACACAGATTTAGCGAAAACCTCCGATTTGGAAACCGATAAGAAGCTGGGAGGCTTCCTGGTCAACTCAGAACTGCAGGCCAGGTCTAATCTCTATGTG GCTGGTGATTGTGCTTGCTTTTTCGACTCAAAACTGGGAAGACGTCGCGTGGAGCATCATGACCACGCCGTTGTTTCTGGAAGATTAGCTGGAGAAAATATGACTGGAGCAG GAAAGGCGTACACACACCAGTCGATGTTCTGGTCGGACCTGGGACCGGACGTTGGTTTCGAGGCGATCGGCATCGTTGACTCTGATCTGCCGACGGTCGGCGTCTACGCCAAAGTGACCAAGAAAG AACCCAAATCGCTGTCGACTGCCGTCGGAGATGGAATGAGATCTGAGACCGAAGAG GACGTGAAAGACGTTGTTCCTGAAAAGGCAACCACTGAGAATCTGTTGAAAAACACGAAGGCAGATGACGAGGATTATGGAAAAGGCGTCATATTCTACCTCAGAAACGACATAGTCGTCGGTATTTTGTTGTGGAACGTTTTCAATCGTATGTCTATTGC